One window from the genome of Bdellovibrio sp. NC01 encodes:
- a CDS encoding methyl-accepting chemotaxis protein → MNQSSSFSSWFKGIKGRLLGAAVIPVIGFSVLYVISNRGTDKLNVVIDSAHSEIIPNIVALNELRQARNKFGFMTWNYIMSENNDDRTDALKGMTQGLAEYETNYKKYTESPFSGEEKKNYEAVKDKFAVLINAMKKMVDTANANTPESKAQLKTLLKGDFSSAGDIAGGFTRDTTLGYVSRAQAENKEADVTVASVSNMLIFTTLCASFLIFGLLMWLAATVSKSVSSIAERLSTAGGQVASSVEQLNEAGNSLSQSSTEAAASLEETVAALEEMTSMVQMNSDNAKQAASLSASSRDAAEVGEREIKSLIESMNDISQSSKKIEEIISVIDDIAFQTNLLALNAAVEAARAGEQGKGFAVVAEAVRALAQRSAASAKDISSLIKESVHQIDNGSQIADKSGTVLANIVNSIKKVSDLNNEIAAASSEQTTGIQQISKAMNQLDQASQSNAASAEEIAATSGEINNLAMVNQNLTIELNNVILGSTTVTAEIPVGATAKASTTKPFAKKSNVVSFKQKPAPQGHSAKPSAASEVIPFEDDHRKVGTTDGF, encoded by the coding sequence ATGAATCAGTCCTCTTCGTTTTCAAGTTGGTTTAAAGGTATTAAAGGTCGCCTTCTAGGTGCGGCAGTGATCCCGGTTATTGGTTTCAGCGTTCTTTATGTTATCTCAAACAGAGGCACAGATAAGTTAAATGTCGTTATCGACAGTGCTCACTCCGAAATCATTCCCAATATCGTTGCATTGAATGAATTGCGCCAGGCCCGCAATAAATTTGGTTTCATGACTTGGAACTATATCATGTCTGAAAATAACGATGATCGTACTGATGCATTAAAAGGTATGACTCAAGGTTTGGCAGAGTATGAAACGAACTACAAAAAATATACGGAGTCCCCGTTTTCAGGCGAAGAAAAGAAAAACTACGAAGCTGTTAAAGACAAATTCGCAGTTTTGATCAACGCGATGAAGAAAATGGTTGATACAGCCAATGCCAATACTCCGGAAAGCAAAGCACAATTAAAAACGCTGCTTAAAGGTGACTTTTCAAGTGCTGGTGACATCGCTGGTGGATTCACTCGCGACACAACTCTTGGCTATGTATCACGTGCTCAAGCTGAAAACAAAGAAGCTGACGTTACTGTCGCTTCCGTTTCAAACATGTTAATCTTCACTACCCTATGTGCAAGCTTCCTTATCTTCGGTCTTTTGATGTGGTTGGCAGCAACTGTATCTAAATCAGTAAGCTCTATCGCAGAACGCCTTTCAACTGCTGGTGGCCAAGTTGCTTCTTCAGTTGAACAATTGAATGAAGCAGGTAACAGCTTGTCACAATCTTCAACTGAAGCGGCGGCTTCTTTGGAAGAAACTGTTGCAGCTCTTGAAGAAATGACTTCAATGGTACAAATGAATTCAGACAACGCGAAACAAGCGGCTTCATTGTCAGCTTCTTCTCGTGATGCGGCTGAAGTTGGTGAACGCGAAATCAAATCATTGATCGAATCAATGAACGACATTTCTCAATCATCTAAGAAAATCGAAGAAATTATCTCGGTTATCGACGATATCGCTTTCCAAACAAACTTGTTGGCACTAAACGCCGCAGTTGAAGCAGCTCGTGCCGGTGAACAAGGTAAAGGTTTCGCGGTTGTTGCGGAAGCAGTTCGTGCCCTTGCACAAAGATCTGCGGCTTCAGCAAAAGACATCTCGTCTTTGATCAAAGAATCAGTTCACCAAATTGATAACGGCAGCCAAATCGCTGATAAGTCAGGCACTGTTCTTGCGAATATCGTAAACTCAATCAAAAAAGTATCTGATTTGAATAACGAAATCGCAGCAGCAAGTTCCGAACAAACAACAGGTATTCAGCAGATCAGCAAAGCCATGAACCAATTGGATCAAGCTTCGCAATCAAACGCAGCGTCTGCAGAAGAAATCGCCGCAACAAGTGGCGAGATCAACAACCTTGCGATGGTGAATCAGAACTTAACGATCGAATTGAATAACGTGATCTTGGGTTCAACAACTGTGACAGCAGAAATTCCAGTTGGCGCAACTGCAAAAGCGTCTACGACGAAACCATTTGCTAAAAAATCAAATGTCGTCAGCTTCAAACAAAAGCCTGCTCCACAAGGTCACTCGGCAAAACCTTCTGCAGCTTCTGAAGTGATTCCATTTGAAGATGACCACCGCAAAGTGGGCACAACAGACGGATTCTAA
- a CDS encoding methyl-accepting chemotaxis protein, whose protein sequence is MSFSKWFKGLRGRLLKTALIPLAGFALMFYIASRGFTMIYGLMDSAESDVLPNLTTQNEMRQSRNKFGYNIWAAVDEAKDMQLHNFYITQAKDAMAEFSENYDKYTKTSDTPEETALHDKFKPDIQDIQKQMAQIYALAETQDPQKWEQAKDLLRKEFRITNLKVAEFNTGVIKIYQQVAASDEQQAAFIKSTGLKLMIGVILLASIAVFAFMVFLGNRLSNYLNGLVQQIAESGGKVKGTIAHLNHAGSSLVTTSTEAAASLEETVASLEELSSMVKLNSQHAREAAALSVTSRQSAENGEREIKLLVKSMHEIHDSSRKIEEIINVIDDIAFQTNLLALNAAVEAARAGDQGKGFAVVAEAVRSLAQRSAAAAKDITNLIKDSVEHVQEGTRIADRSGSALTSIVTSVKKVSELNNEISVASTEQATGIEQISQAMNQLDQATQANAASAEEIAATTSDLKALSEGNQKVTLSLKEVITGDKEQNANNDDAPEKSKVITFPDRNHKLGSVQGF, encoded by the coding sequence ATGAGTTTCAGCAAATGGTTCAAAGGTCTACGCGGCCGTCTTTTAAAAACTGCTTTGATTCCCCTCGCCGGTTTTGCTTTGATGTTTTACATCGCTTCACGTGGCTTCACGATGATCTATGGCTTAATGGACAGCGCGGAAAGTGATGTTCTACCGAATCTGACCACACAAAATGAGATGCGCCAGTCACGCAATAAATTCGGCTACAACATCTGGGCTGCGGTTGACGAAGCCAAAGACATGCAACTTCATAACTTCTATATTACGCAAGCCAAAGACGCGATGGCTGAATTCAGCGAGAACTACGATAAGTATACAAAAACTTCAGACACGCCTGAAGAAACAGCCCTACACGATAAATTCAAACCCGACATTCAAGATATCCAAAAACAGATGGCACAGATTTACGCCTTGGCTGAAACTCAAGATCCACAAAAATGGGAACAAGCTAAAGACCTGCTACGCAAAGAATTCCGCATCACCAATCTTAAAGTTGCAGAATTCAACACTGGCGTTATTAAAATCTATCAGCAAGTGGCTGCAAGCGATGAACAACAAGCAGCGTTTATCAAATCCACTGGCTTGAAATTGATGATCGGTGTGATCTTACTTGCCAGTATTGCCGTGTTCGCGTTTATGGTTTTCCTTGGCAATCGTCTTTCCAATTATCTGAATGGACTTGTGCAACAAATTGCCGAATCTGGTGGCAAAGTGAAAGGCACGATTGCACATCTAAATCACGCCGGTTCTTCGCTGGTTACAACTTCAACCGAAGCTGCCGCTTCTCTTGAAGAAACTGTCGCATCCCTAGAAGAACTTTCATCAATGGTAAAATTGAATTCCCAACATGCGCGTGAGGCAGCCGCATTGTCAGTGACTTCGCGCCAATCCGCTGAAAACGGCGAACGCGAAATCAAATTGCTAGTAAAAAGCATGCATGAAATCCACGACTCTTCCCGTAAAATTGAAGAGATCATCAACGTGATTGATGACATCGCCTTCCAAACAAATCTATTGGCACTAAATGCCGCTGTTGAAGCTGCTCGCGCTGGCGATCAAGGTAAAGGTTTTGCAGTCGTTGCGGAAGCTGTCAGATCCTTGGCACAAAGAAGTGCCGCCGCAGCGAAAGATATCACGAACCTTATCAAAGACTCGGTCGAGCATGTGCAAGAAGGAACTCGTATCGCCGATCGCAGTGGCAGCGCTTTGACAAGCATCGTAACTTCGGTCAAAAAAGTTTCTGAACTAAATAACGAAATCTCTGTCGCAAGTACGGAACAAGCAACTGGTATTGAACAAATCAGCCAAGCAATGAATCAATTGGATCAGGCGACACAAGCAAATGCCGCTTCCGCTGAAGAAATCGCCGCAACAACGTCAGACTTAAAAGCTTTGAGTGAAGGAAATCAGAAGGTCACATTATCACTTAAAGAAGTCATTACCGGCGATAAAGAGCAAAATGCAAATAATGACGATGCGCCAGAAAAAAGCAAAGTCATTACCTTCCCCGATCGCAATCATAAGCTAGGTTCTGTACAAGGATTCTAA